The sequence below is a genomic window from Salvelinus namaycush isolate Seneca chromosome 2, SaNama_1.0, whole genome shotgun sequence.
gaggggggagggggtggggtacAGTACGGTGCGTCGGCGCCATGCGACTCGACCAGAACGACACACTGCAAACGACAGTCAGACAATTGGTAATGTCGTGCTCAAACAGTATTTTATCTATTACGAAACCCAAAAGTAGGGCAATTCACCACGTGATTAAATAATTTAGCTGGGATGCCGCCGCTCTCCAATTTCGTTTGTATTGTTTTAGGAGTCTTCCAAAACTTACACGATAGCAGCGCGTGAAAAGAGCTAGGTTTAAAGGGGTGCTCGCTCTGCCTTAAAGCATGGAGACGGAGAGCGCAAAGGAAAGCGCCTTCGTGACCGATTTGGACAGGGACCAGCAGTATTGTGAGCTTTGTGGAAAGATGGAAAACCTGCTTAAATGTGGACGATGTCGGAACTCGTTCTACTGTAGTAAAGAACACCAGAAATCGGACTGGAAGAAGCACAAGCAGTTTTGTAAAGAGGCCGAAAAACCTCAGTGTCAGCCGCAGCCCGAATCAACACAACGGCCCGCACGGACTGCGAAAGGAGGGCAAGGCAAGCAGTTAAAAAAGAAAAGCACCGAGCAACCGAATGACACAGCTTCTCAGAGCACCACAAACACTGGACGTTCAAATCCGCCTGCAGATGGCGAAAGAATGAAAGATTTGATCACTTCGCCAACTCGCTCGGGTAGTGTGTCTGACAGCAAGCAGACTGGGGAAGGAATTAAGCTCAGCTATAATACCAACGGACAAACGATGTCCCCCCCGCAAAAACTGGCTATGAACTATATCGTTCCATGTATGAATAAGCATGGCATCTGTGTTGTTGACAATTTCCTTGGAGAAGAGACTGGACTGAGTATTTTGGAAGATGTGAGAGCCCTCCACAAGACTGGTAAATTTACTGACGGACAGTTGGTTAGTCAAAGAAGCGACTCCACTAAAGATATACGAGGAGACAAAATAACTTGGACTGAAGGAAGAGAGCCTGGTTGTGAGAAGATAGCCTTTCTCATGAGTCGCATGGACGACCTGGTCCGACACTGTAATGGTAAACTGGGAAACTACAGAATAAATGGAAGGACGAAAGTAAGTAAACACTGAAAGTGAGTTGCACATTATTATTAGATGTTAACTTATTGAAATAGTTATTTATCTTCTCCAGTTAGACCTGTTTAAAAGTTATGACTCTTAAACATTTGTTTTTGCAGCAACATAATAATCATAATATTGAAAACAGGAATCAAATATTTAAAAATGTGTAATAGAAATAGTATGAATATGGTATCATGAATAATACTATTATAAGAATATATAATACATATAATCTTATAATAACATATGCCTATTCTTAATATAATAATTA
It includes:
- the LOC120065243 gene encoding egl nine homolog 1-like, whose amino-acid sequence is METESAKESAFVTDLDRDQQYCELCGKMENLLKCGRCRNSFYCSKEHQKSDWKKHKQFCKEAEKPQCQPQPESTQRPARTAKGGQGKQLKKKSTEQPNDTASQSTTNTGRSNPPADGERMKDLITSPTRSGSVSDSKQTGEGIKLSYNTNGQTMSPPQKLAMNYIVPCMNKHGICVVDNFLGEETGLSILEDVRALHKTGKFTDGQLVSQRSDSTKDIRGDKITWTEGREPGCEKIAFLMSRMDDLVRHCNGKLGNYRINGRTKAMVACYPGNGTGYVRHVDNPNGDGRCVTCIYYLNKDWEAKEHGGILRIFPEAKAQFADIEPKFDRLLFFWSDRRNPHEVQPAYHTRYAITVWYFDADERARAKEKYLTSAGEKGVKVELNKPSNLS